A genomic window from Arthrobacter globiformis includes:
- a CDS encoding GAF domain-containing protein, whose amino-acid sequence MPKSDAAAQARDLRFTSPLEYARALRQAHEATISGHPDPYIAPSLVSSWQRSLALGIDPDRHRPVHRHDVSEARRLGADHRLAAVMPALSQLIADETTDGRHLLIVTDHLGEVLWRIGSRHALRQADALEFVEGADWSESGVGTNAISEALVTGTPAQLFSAEHLVRTHHDWACTAAPIRDPFTDDVLGVLDVSGPIESVTPDSLRMVRCGVRLAEELLKSTGAPTIGAVPERRGLVPAAQTSRTPHTLTLRILGDRPTAEVDGGAPRTLTLRRAEILALLASRSDGWSAEELAYELYGEDGAAASVRTEMHRIRRLLGNVVEPNPYRFTAEVQVETDASMVAAHLRAGRVADALALYPAKLLTRSANFAIELMRDELNEAVGASVRASGEADLVLRWCSTDMGAADSAAVAVVEQVVGAADPRFQLLRAKMARLDRELRA is encoded by the coding sequence ATGCCGAAGTCTGATGCTGCCGCCCAGGCACGCGACCTCCGCTTTACTTCGCCCCTCGAGTACGCCCGGGCGCTCCGACAGGCCCATGAAGCCACCATTTCCGGACACCCAGATCCGTACATCGCCCCGTCACTCGTGAGCTCTTGGCAGCGGTCCCTGGCGCTTGGCATTGATCCCGACCGGCACCGGCCCGTCCACCGCCACGACGTCAGCGAAGCCCGTCGGCTGGGTGCCGACCACCGCCTGGCAGCTGTGATGCCAGCACTGTCCCAGTTGATTGCCGACGAGACGACGGATGGGCGGCACCTCCTCATTGTCACGGACCACCTCGGCGAGGTTCTTTGGCGGATCGGCAGCCGTCACGCTCTTAGGCAGGCGGATGCCCTGGAGTTCGTGGAAGGCGCCGACTGGTCCGAGTCCGGAGTGGGAACCAACGCGATCAGCGAGGCCCTGGTCACCGGCACCCCGGCTCAGCTGTTCTCCGCGGAGCACCTCGTTCGCACGCACCATGACTGGGCCTGCACCGCGGCACCGATCCGGGATCCGTTCACGGACGACGTCCTGGGCGTCCTGGATGTCTCCGGCCCGATCGAATCCGTGACGCCAGACAGCCTGCGGATGGTGCGGTGCGGAGTCCGGCTGGCCGAGGAACTGCTGAAGTCTACGGGCGCGCCAACGATCGGTGCAGTGCCGGAGCGGAGAGGCCTGGTTCCGGCAGCACAAACCAGCCGCACGCCCCATACGTTGACCCTGCGGATACTGGGTGACAGGCCCACTGCAGAGGTCGACGGCGGTGCGCCGCGTACGCTGACCCTGCGCCGTGCGGAAATCCTGGCGTTGCTCGCCTCCCGGTCCGATGGCTGGAGCGCTGAGGAACTGGCGTACGAGCTGTATGGCGAGGACGGTGCCGCCGCATCGGTGCGGACTGAGATGCACCGGATCCGCCGGTTACTTGGGAACGTTGTGGAACCCAATCCGTACCGGTTCACCGCGGAGGTGCAGGTTGAGACCGACGCGTCGATGGTGGCCGCCCACCTGCGTGCGGGGCGCGTGGCCGACGCACTGGCGTTGTATCCCGCGAAGCTGCTCACCCGTTCAGCCAACTTCGCCATTGAACTCATGCGCGATGAACTCAACGAGGCCGTGGGCGCCTCGGTGCGCGCCAGCGGTGAAGCCGATCTGGTCCTGCGATGGTGCTCCACGGACATGGGCGCCGCCGACTCCGCCGCTGTTGCGGTGGTTGAGCAAGTGGTCGGGGCGGCTGATCCGCGCTTTCAATTGCTGCGGGCCAAAATGGCACGGTTGGACCGGGAACTGCGGGCGTAG